The following coding sequences are from one Dreissena polymorpha isolate Duluth1 chromosome 8, UMN_Dpol_1.0, whole genome shotgun sequence window:
- the LOC127841511 gene encoding uncharacterized protein LOC127841511 isoform X3, whose protein sequence is MSMASSEESLRSSRQVAGAKSSFTVPSKRVVDIRMDKAAKHSFYAAFQENYKVYKSIPRQYHIKASSFEIELLCGKIQEARVQVIVCPSDSDLTFNGQSAKALLEMVGDKMQQDCRKKYPNGIPSFTVAYTTSHGLKSRGVQYVFHIALPKYNCFQFRKVKDVVKRCLYLADELECPSIAFPALGVGALKYPRRETAFLMYEGFREYKKEGTQSKLKNVQIICFEKDDATSKAFVNEIRKRSSQPKIDAAKRTHYEVSETYIGQGSKIAVRVMLGDNLCIPTYAVIARFHYGQFSFKGASENSTTNDQLNLPVSIEDDPEHGIRLIEEERITHLILTLDSKTVPDTQQEQMALTLLEAFAISRMAYLRIVDVILPDLPRVNRFLSYSGFQWMSVFHQNEPSVFLELMADSKECLEEIRSAVEKSIFEEVTIPIAQSYRDPPLNPSFDTSLADLKQTDDNKTHVSDGMILNASNDNKFDPLYATIDEIDPHATFRDHTAQCIDSTNTLIQNKDGMDDDSVHTKLDENKINSAVQTQIDCLPYTTVDTHSAVSTIPVNRNQGIPKMGLGDDIEIFNFEVSALINAGIVRYLEEQQTLHKWLSSIDERFRVKIRMDKSGYTVYGSLKDMSTFEHYLENHFPTWEDSEHNIEKKHVSVKNEEYIEMSEVEFEYICHLRKYSPVLSTVESLSYDSGRLKATGLYNIKNKIRNILSSANRETVVFKTTTDAERKLKNYKTDSNESTDLVLTQTRNQICIMGEAENVTKAFCCLSSMNANVFEISMNNLTLEVMQGDIRNANANFIAVSSTPTMWSQQGAGKHICEMLGDKYDQACRSSVDKEGTIRFGECRVIETGLCVRKWIGNVSIPASGKSQTHNIEQFVLRDAYSTCFSEADERHCSTMAMTIIGSDISRGGFPLQNCADLMCQALLSFKPKHLTKILVVEFDVKKYKEIVELISIKSRGQRETMIY, encoded by the exons ATGTCAATGGCGTCCTCCGAAGAGTCCTTAAGGTCTTCAAGGCAAG TTGCAGGAGCTAAATCCTCTTTCACCGTGCCTTCTAAACGTGTAGTGGATATTCGGATGGATAAAGCAGCAAAACACTCATTCTACGCAGCGTTTCAAGAAAATTACAAGGTGTATAAATCGATACCTAGGCAATATCATATCAAAG CTTCCTCTTTCGAAATCGAGTTATTGTGTGGGAAAATCCAAGAAGCACGT GTACAAGTAATCGTGTGTCCATCGGATTCTGATTTGACGTTCAATGGGCAGTCGGCAAAGGCACTACTCGAGATGGTCGGAGACAAAATGCAGCAAGACTGCCGAAAGAAATATCCCAACGGAATTCCGTCTTTTACAGTGGCTTACACAACGTCACATGGACTTAAGTCCAGGGGAGTGCAATATGTTTTCCATATTGCTCTACctaaatacaattgttttcagtTTAGAAAG GTAAAGGATGTAGTCAAAAGGTGTCTTTATTTGGCGGATGAACTCGAATGCCCAAGCATTGCGTTTCCAGCATTAGGAGTTGGTGCTCTGAAATACCCGAGGCGCGAGACCGCGTTCCTAATGTATGAAGGCTTTAGAGAATACAAAAAAGAAGGCACACAGTCAAAACTTAAAAACGTTCAAATTATTTGCTTTGAAAAAGATGACGCAACAAGCAAG GCTTTTGTCAACGAAATACGTAAAAGAAGCTCCCAACCCAAAATTGATGCAGCCAAGAGGACGCACTATGAGGTTTCAG AAACTTATATCGGACAAGGAAGCAAGATTGCGGTTCGTGTCATGCTAGGTGACAACTTGTGTATTCCGACATATGCAGTGATAGCCCGGTTCCACTATG GCCAGTTCAGTTTTAAAGGTGCTTCAGAAAATTCAACAACAAATGACCAACTCAACCTTCCAGTGTCAATCGAGGATGATCCTGAACATGGCATTCGTTTGATAGAAGAAGAACGAATAACGCATTTAATTTTAACATTAG ATTCGAAAACTGTACCCGATACCCAACAGGAACAAATGGCATTAACTTTGTTAGAAGCATTTGCCATTTCAAGAATGGCGTATCTGAGAATCGTAGACGTGATTTTACCAGACTTGCCCAGAGTCAACCGGTTCCTTTCGTACTCAG GTTTTCAGTGGATGTCAGTCTTCCATCAAAATGAACCAAGTGTTTTCTTGGAACTGATGGCTGACAGTAAGGAGTGCTTGGAAGAAATACGCAGCGCGgttgaaaaaagtatttttgaagAAGTCACAATCCCAATAGCACAGTCTTATAG GGACCCCCCCTTAAATCCTTCATTTGATACATCATTAGCAGATCTAAAACAAACAGATGATAACAAGACACATGTCAGTGATGGGATGATTTTAAACGCatcaaatgacaacaaattcGATCCGCTTTATGCAACGATTGATGAAATCGATCCTCATGCAACGTTTCGTGATCATACAGCTCAGTGCATTGATTCCACAAACACCCTTATACAAAATAAGGACGGTATGGATGATGATTCCGTGCACACAAAACTtgacgaaaataaaattaattcagCAGTTCAAACGCAAATCGATTGTTTGCCATATACTACAGTGGACACACATTCAGCCGTATCAACCATACCCGTTAATCGGAACCAAGGAATACCCAAGATGGGTTTAGGGGATGACATCGAG attTTCAACTTCGAGGTATCAGCTTTGATCAATGCCGGGATAGTAAGATATCTAGAGGAGCAACAAACACTTCACAAATGGTTATCCTCGATAGATGAACGATTCCGGGTCAAAATAAGAATGGACAAATCAGGATATACTGTGTATGGAAGTTTAAAGGACATGAGCACATTCGAACACTATCTGGaaaatcatttcccaacttgggAAGATAGCGAACATAATATAGAGAAAAAGCATGTTTCTGTGAAAAATGAAGAATATATTGAGATGAGTGAGGTAGAGTTCGAATACATTTGTCATCTACGTAAATATAGTCCTGTGTTATCCACTGTCGAGTCGTTGTCGTACGATTCTGGTCGCTTAAAAGCAACGGGACTATACAATATAAAGAACAAGATTCGTAATATTTTGTCAAGTGCAAACCGGGAAACAGTGGTGTTCAAAACCACGACAGACGcagaaagaaaattaaaaaattacaaGACAGATTCCAATGAAAGTACTGATCTTGTCTTAACACAAACACGTAACCAAATTTGTATTATGGGTGAAGCAGAGAATGTGACAAAAGCATTTTGTTGCCTTTCGAGTATGAATGCAAATGTGTTTGAGATATCCATGAATAACCTGACGTTAGAAGTTATGCAGGGGGATATAAGAAATGCTAACGCTAATTTCATAGCTGTATCTTCAACGCCTACAATGTGGAGTCAACAAGGTGCGGGTAAACATATATGTGAAATGCTTGGAGATAAATATGACCAAGCTTGTAGGTCTTCGGTTGATAAAGAAGGTACAATTCGTTTTGGCGAGTGCCGTGTGATAGAAACCGGTCTGTGTGTACGAAAGTGGATTGGGAATGTTTCAATACCAGCGTCTGGCAAAAGTCAGACACATAATATAGAACAATTTGTTTTGCGGGACGCATATTCAACGTGTTTTTCAGAAGCTGATGAAAGACATTGTTCGACCATGGCGATGACAATAATTGGATCAG acATCTCTAGGGGTGGATTTCCACTACAAAATTGCGCCGACTTGATGTGTCAGGCTTTGCTGTCATTCAAGCCAAAGCATCTAACGAAGATACTAGTCGTCGAATTTGACGTTAAGAAATATAAGGAGATAGTCGAGTTAATCTCGATTAAGAGCCGTGGACAACGTGAAACaatgatatattaa
- the LOC127841511 gene encoding uncharacterized protein LOC127841511 isoform X2 — protein sequence MQSYCPIFIRGSKQCEHIINNLRVKVPNILMENLAILIKDSNCLVLVSDTKMHQDDLLKELSTEQLMSKGTTPLPKERRYLRFESDLFVDYIEKFGDHLKHECKSSFGVDLILRSTKLTVEGTSTNDVERCKTLIEENLSKHYTLVQLPACDLNVASTLIQSVTKSKECCWKLHSLTESSENSDMIVEFQDPYGTFQLCVKSIHADIKTDLCVLLTTDTLFIPANGFVENVILQSSTDVLPRQDIGMASYIPVNEIRQSEHINFRELWIIVCAEMKGDKVAHVTSHKKLRKALATILDRAEQMHYLDICIYAPLVDNLGSHLQVNIFAKILVAGAKSSFTVPSKRVVDIRMDKAAKHSFYAAFQENYKVYKSIPRQYHIKASSFEIELLCGKIQEARVKDVVKRCLYLADELECPSIAFPALGVGALKYPRRETAFLMYEGFREYKKEGTQSKLKNVQIICFEKDDATSKAFVNEIRKRSSQPKIDAAKRTHYEVSETYIGQGSKIAVRVMLGDNLCIPTYAVIARFHYGQFSFKGASENSTTNDQLNLPVSIEDDPEHGIRLIEEERITHLILTLDSKTVPDTQQEQMALTLLEAFAISRMAYLRIVDVILPDLPRVNRFLSYSGFQWMSVFHQNEPSVFLELMADSKECLEEIRSAVEKSIFEEVTIPIAQSYRDPPLNPSFDTSLADLKQTDDNKTHVSDGMILNASNDNKFDPLYATIDEIDPHATFRDHTAQCIDSTNTLIQNKDGMDDDSVHTKLDENKINSAVQTQIDCLPYTTVDTHSAVSTIPVNRNQGIPKMGLGDDIEIFNFEVSALINAGIVRYLEEQQTLHKWLSSIDERFRVKIRMDKSGYTVYGSLKDMSTFEHYLENHFPTWEDSEHNIEKKHVSVKNEEYIEMSEVEFEYICHLRKYSPVLSTVESLSYDSGRLKATGLYNIKNKIRNILSSANRETVVFKTTTDAERKLKNYKTDSNESTDLVLTQTRNQICIMGEAENVTKAFCCLSSMNANVFEISMNNLTLEVMQGDIRNANANFIAVSSTPTMWSQQGAGKHICEMLGDKYDQACRSSVDKEGTIRFGECRVIETGLCVRKWIGNVSIPASGKSQTHNIEQFVLRDAYSTCFSEADERHCSTMAMTIIGSDISRGGFPLQNCADLMCQALLSFKPKHLTKILVVEFDVKKYKEIVELISIKSRGQRETMIY from the exons ATGCAATCATACTGTCCAATTTTCATTCGCGGTTCTAAACAATGTGAACACATTATTAATAACTTGCGTGTTAAAGTTCCAAATATCCTTATGGAAAACCTAGCAATATTGATTAAGGATAGCAATTGTTTAGTGCTTGTCTCGGATACGAAGATGCACCAAGATGATTTGCTAAAAGAATTGAGTACCGAACAACTAATGTCGAAGGGCACAACACCATTGCCGAAAGAACGGAGGTATTTGCGATTTGAATCGGATTTATTTGTGGACTATATAGAGAAGTTTGGTGATCACTTGAAACATGAATGTAAGTCAAGTTTTGGTGTAGATTTAATATTACGTTCAACAAAATTAACGGTGGAGGGGACTTCGACAAATGATGTTGAGCGTTGCAAAACATTAATAGAAGAAAACCTTAGCAAACATTACACACTTGTTCAACTCCCAGCGTGTGACTTAAATGTAGCTTCAACATTAATACAGAGTGTAACTAAATCCAAAGAGTGCTGTTGGAAGTTGCATTCGTTGACTGAAAGCAGTGAAAACAGTGACATGATTGTAGAATTTCAAGATCCTTACGGCACATTTCAACTGTGTGTGAAGAGTATTCATGCTGATATTAAGACAGATCTATGTGTTTTGTTAACAACCGACACACTGTTTATACCTGCAAATGGTTTCGTGGAAAATG TAATTCTACAAAGCTCCACAGATGTATTGCCGAGGCAAGATATAGGCATGGCGTCCTATATTCCAGTAAATGAAATCAGACAATCCGAACATATTAATTTCCGAGAATTATGGATTATTGTTTGCGCAGAAATGAAGGGTGATAAAGTTGCCCACGTAACCAGTCACAAAAAGCTTCGGAAAGCATTGGCAACGATTCTCGACCGGGCAGAGCAAATGCACTATttagatatatgtatatatgcaccATTGGTGGATAATCTAGGCTCACACCTTCAAGTGAATATATTTGCCAAAATACTAGTTGCAGGAGCTAAATCCTCTTTCACCGTGCCTTCTAAACGTGTAGTGGATATTCGGATGGATAAAGCAGCAAAACACTCATTCTACGCAGCGTTTCAAGAAAATTACAAGGTGTATAAATCGATACCTAGGCAATATCATATCAAAG CTTCCTCTTTCGAAATCGAGTTATTGTGTGGGAAAATCCAAGAAGCACGT GTAAAGGATGTAGTCAAAAGGTGTCTTTATTTGGCGGATGAACTCGAATGCCCAAGCATTGCGTTTCCAGCATTAGGAGTTGGTGCTCTGAAATACCCGAGGCGCGAGACCGCGTTCCTAATGTATGAAGGCTTTAGAGAATACAAAAAAGAAGGCACACAGTCAAAACTTAAAAACGTTCAAATTATTTGCTTTGAAAAAGATGACGCAACAAGCAAG GCTTTTGTCAACGAAATACGTAAAAGAAGCTCCCAACCCAAAATTGATGCAGCCAAGAGGACGCACTATGAGGTTTCAG AAACTTATATCGGACAAGGAAGCAAGATTGCGGTTCGTGTCATGCTAGGTGACAACTTGTGTATTCCGACATATGCAGTGATAGCCCGGTTCCACTATG GCCAGTTCAGTTTTAAAGGTGCTTCAGAAAATTCAACAACAAATGACCAACTCAACCTTCCAGTGTCAATCGAGGATGATCCTGAACATGGCATTCGTTTGATAGAAGAAGAACGAATAACGCATTTAATTTTAACATTAG ATTCGAAAACTGTACCCGATACCCAACAGGAACAAATGGCATTAACTTTGTTAGAAGCATTTGCCATTTCAAGAATGGCGTATCTGAGAATCGTAGACGTGATTTTACCAGACTTGCCCAGAGTCAACCGGTTCCTTTCGTACTCAG GTTTTCAGTGGATGTCAGTCTTCCATCAAAATGAACCAAGTGTTTTCTTGGAACTGATGGCTGACAGTAAGGAGTGCTTGGAAGAAATACGCAGCGCGgttgaaaaaagtatttttgaagAAGTCACAATCCCAATAGCACAGTCTTATAG GGACCCCCCCTTAAATCCTTCATTTGATACATCATTAGCAGATCTAAAACAAACAGATGATAACAAGACACATGTCAGTGATGGGATGATTTTAAACGCatcaaatgacaacaaattcGATCCGCTTTATGCAACGATTGATGAAATCGATCCTCATGCAACGTTTCGTGATCATACAGCTCAGTGCATTGATTCCACAAACACCCTTATACAAAATAAGGACGGTATGGATGATGATTCCGTGCACACAAAACTtgacgaaaataaaattaattcagCAGTTCAAACGCAAATCGATTGTTTGCCATATACTACAGTGGACACACATTCAGCCGTATCAACCATACCCGTTAATCGGAACCAAGGAATACCCAAGATGGGTTTAGGGGATGACATCGAG attTTCAACTTCGAGGTATCAGCTTTGATCAATGCCGGGATAGTAAGATATCTAGAGGAGCAACAAACACTTCACAAATGGTTATCCTCGATAGATGAACGATTCCGGGTCAAAATAAGAATGGACAAATCAGGATATACTGTGTATGGAAGTTTAAAGGACATGAGCACATTCGAACACTATCTGGaaaatcatttcccaacttgggAAGATAGCGAACATAATATAGAGAAAAAGCATGTTTCTGTGAAAAATGAAGAATATATTGAGATGAGTGAGGTAGAGTTCGAATACATTTGTCATCTACGTAAATATAGTCCTGTGTTATCCACTGTCGAGTCGTTGTCGTACGATTCTGGTCGCTTAAAAGCAACGGGACTATACAATATAAAGAACAAGATTCGTAATATTTTGTCAAGTGCAAACCGGGAAACAGTGGTGTTCAAAACCACGACAGACGcagaaagaaaattaaaaaattacaaGACAGATTCCAATGAAAGTACTGATCTTGTCTTAACACAAACACGTAACCAAATTTGTATTATGGGTGAAGCAGAGAATGTGACAAAAGCATTTTGTTGCCTTTCGAGTATGAATGCAAATGTGTTTGAGATATCCATGAATAACCTGACGTTAGAAGTTATGCAGGGGGATATAAGAAATGCTAACGCTAATTTCATAGCTGTATCTTCAACGCCTACAATGTGGAGTCAACAAGGTGCGGGTAAACATATATGTGAAATGCTTGGAGATAAATATGACCAAGCTTGTAGGTCTTCGGTTGATAAAGAAGGTACAATTCGTTTTGGCGAGTGCCGTGTGATAGAAACCGGTCTGTGTGTACGAAAGTGGATTGGGAATGTTTCAATACCAGCGTCTGGCAAAAGTCAGACACATAATATAGAACAATTTGTTTTGCGGGACGCATATTCAACGTGTTTTTCAGAAGCTGATGAAAGACATTGTTCGACCATGGCGATGACAATAATTGGATCAG acATCTCTAGGGGTGGATTTCCACTACAAAATTGCGCCGACTTGATGTGTCAGGCTTTGCTGTCATTCAAGCCAAAGCATCTAACGAAGATACTAGTCGTCGAATTTGACGTTAAGAAATATAAGGAGATAGTCGAGTTAATCTCGATTAAGAGCCGTGGACAACGTGAAACaatgatatattaa
- the LOC127841511 gene encoding uncharacterized protein LOC127841511 isoform X1, whose translation MQSYCPIFIRGSKQCEHIINNLRVKVPNILMENLAILIKDSNCLVLVSDTKMHQDDLLKELSTEQLMSKGTTPLPKERRYLRFESDLFVDYIEKFGDHLKHECKSSFGVDLILRSTKLTVEGTSTNDVERCKTLIEENLSKHYTLVQLPACDLNVASTLIQSVTKSKECCWKLHSLTESSENSDMIVEFQDPYGTFQLCVKSIHADIKTDLCVLLTTDTLFIPANGFVENVILQSSTDVLPRQDIGMASYIPVNEIRQSEHINFRELWIIVCAEMKGDKVAHVTSHKKLRKALATILDRAEQMHYLDICIYAPLVDNLGSHLQVNIFAKILVAGAKSSFTVPSKRVVDIRMDKAAKHSFYAAFQENYKVYKSIPRQYHIKASSFEIELLCGKIQEARVQVIVCPSDSDLTFNGQSAKALLEMVGDKMQQDCRKKYPNGIPSFTVAYTTSHGLKSRGVQYVFHIALPKYNCFQFRKVKDVVKRCLYLADELECPSIAFPALGVGALKYPRRETAFLMYEGFREYKKEGTQSKLKNVQIICFEKDDATSKAFVNEIRKRSSQPKIDAAKRTHYEVSETYIGQGSKIAVRVMLGDNLCIPTYAVIARFHYGQFSFKGASENSTTNDQLNLPVSIEDDPEHGIRLIEEERITHLILTLDSKTVPDTQQEQMALTLLEAFAISRMAYLRIVDVILPDLPRVNRFLSYSGFQWMSVFHQNEPSVFLELMADSKECLEEIRSAVEKSIFEEVTIPIAQSYRDPPLNPSFDTSLADLKQTDDNKTHVSDGMILNASNDNKFDPLYATIDEIDPHATFRDHTAQCIDSTNTLIQNKDGMDDDSVHTKLDENKINSAVQTQIDCLPYTTVDTHSAVSTIPVNRNQGIPKMGLGDDIEIFNFEVSALINAGIVRYLEEQQTLHKWLSSIDERFRVKIRMDKSGYTVYGSLKDMSTFEHYLENHFPTWEDSEHNIEKKHVSVKNEEYIEMSEVEFEYICHLRKYSPVLSTVESLSYDSGRLKATGLYNIKNKIRNILSSANRETVVFKTTTDAERKLKNYKTDSNESTDLVLTQTRNQICIMGEAENVTKAFCCLSSMNANVFEISMNNLTLEVMQGDIRNANANFIAVSSTPTMWSQQGAGKHICEMLGDKYDQACRSSVDKEGTIRFGECRVIETGLCVRKWIGNVSIPASGKSQTHNIEQFVLRDAYSTCFSEADERHCSTMAMTIIGSDISRGGFPLQNCADLMCQALLSFKPKHLTKILVVEFDVKKYKEIVELISIKSRGQRETMIY comes from the exons ATGCAATCATACTGTCCAATTTTCATTCGCGGTTCTAAACAATGTGAACACATTATTAATAACTTGCGTGTTAAAGTTCCAAATATCCTTATGGAAAACCTAGCAATATTGATTAAGGATAGCAATTGTTTAGTGCTTGTCTCGGATACGAAGATGCACCAAGATGATTTGCTAAAAGAATTGAGTACCGAACAACTAATGTCGAAGGGCACAACACCATTGCCGAAAGAACGGAGGTATTTGCGATTTGAATCGGATTTATTTGTGGACTATATAGAGAAGTTTGGTGATCACTTGAAACATGAATGTAAGTCAAGTTTTGGTGTAGATTTAATATTACGTTCAACAAAATTAACGGTGGAGGGGACTTCGACAAATGATGTTGAGCGTTGCAAAACATTAATAGAAGAAAACCTTAGCAAACATTACACACTTGTTCAACTCCCAGCGTGTGACTTAAATGTAGCTTCAACATTAATACAGAGTGTAACTAAATCCAAAGAGTGCTGTTGGAAGTTGCATTCGTTGACTGAAAGCAGTGAAAACAGTGACATGATTGTAGAATTTCAAGATCCTTACGGCACATTTCAACTGTGTGTGAAGAGTATTCATGCTGATATTAAGACAGATCTATGTGTTTTGTTAACAACCGACACACTGTTTATACCTGCAAATGGTTTCGTGGAAAATG TAATTCTACAAAGCTCCACAGATGTATTGCCGAGGCAAGATATAGGCATGGCGTCCTATATTCCAGTAAATGAAATCAGACAATCCGAACATATTAATTTCCGAGAATTATGGATTATTGTTTGCGCAGAAATGAAGGGTGATAAAGTTGCCCACGTAACCAGTCACAAAAAGCTTCGGAAAGCATTGGCAACGATTCTCGACCGGGCAGAGCAAATGCACTATttagatatatgtatatatgcaccATTGGTGGATAATCTAGGCTCACACCTTCAAGTGAATATATTTGCCAAAATACTAGTTGCAGGAGCTAAATCCTCTTTCACCGTGCCTTCTAAACGTGTAGTGGATATTCGGATGGATAAAGCAGCAAAACACTCATTCTACGCAGCGTTTCAAGAAAATTACAAGGTGTATAAATCGATACCTAGGCAATATCATATCAAAG CTTCCTCTTTCGAAATCGAGTTATTGTGTGGGAAAATCCAAGAAGCACGT GTACAAGTAATCGTGTGTCCATCGGATTCTGATTTGACGTTCAATGGGCAGTCGGCAAAGGCACTACTCGAGATGGTCGGAGACAAAATGCAGCAAGACTGCCGAAAGAAATATCCCAACGGAATTCCGTCTTTTACAGTGGCTTACACAACGTCACATGGACTTAAGTCCAGGGGAGTGCAATATGTTTTCCATATTGCTCTACctaaatacaattgttttcagtTTAGAAAG GTAAAGGATGTAGTCAAAAGGTGTCTTTATTTGGCGGATGAACTCGAATGCCCAAGCATTGCGTTTCCAGCATTAGGAGTTGGTGCTCTGAAATACCCGAGGCGCGAGACCGCGTTCCTAATGTATGAAGGCTTTAGAGAATACAAAAAAGAAGGCACACAGTCAAAACTTAAAAACGTTCAAATTATTTGCTTTGAAAAAGATGACGCAACAAGCAAG GCTTTTGTCAACGAAATACGTAAAAGAAGCTCCCAACCCAAAATTGATGCAGCCAAGAGGACGCACTATGAGGTTTCAG AAACTTATATCGGACAAGGAAGCAAGATTGCGGTTCGTGTCATGCTAGGTGACAACTTGTGTATTCCGACATATGCAGTGATAGCCCGGTTCCACTATG GCCAGTTCAGTTTTAAAGGTGCTTCAGAAAATTCAACAACAAATGACCAACTCAACCTTCCAGTGTCAATCGAGGATGATCCTGAACATGGCATTCGTTTGATAGAAGAAGAACGAATAACGCATTTAATTTTAACATTAG ATTCGAAAACTGTACCCGATACCCAACAGGAACAAATGGCATTAACTTTGTTAGAAGCATTTGCCATTTCAAGAATGGCGTATCTGAGAATCGTAGACGTGATTTTACCAGACTTGCCCAGAGTCAACCGGTTCCTTTCGTACTCAG GTTTTCAGTGGATGTCAGTCTTCCATCAAAATGAACCAAGTGTTTTCTTGGAACTGATGGCTGACAGTAAGGAGTGCTTGGAAGAAATACGCAGCGCGgttgaaaaaagtatttttgaagAAGTCACAATCCCAATAGCACAGTCTTATAG GGACCCCCCCTTAAATCCTTCATTTGATACATCATTAGCAGATCTAAAACAAACAGATGATAACAAGACACATGTCAGTGATGGGATGATTTTAAACGCatcaaatgacaacaaattcGATCCGCTTTATGCAACGATTGATGAAATCGATCCTCATGCAACGTTTCGTGATCATACAGCTCAGTGCATTGATTCCACAAACACCCTTATACAAAATAAGGACGGTATGGATGATGATTCCGTGCACACAAAACTtgacgaaaataaaattaattcagCAGTTCAAACGCAAATCGATTGTTTGCCATATACTACAGTGGACACACATTCAGCCGTATCAACCATACCCGTTAATCGGAACCAAGGAATACCCAAGATGGGTTTAGGGGATGACATCGAG attTTCAACTTCGAGGTATCAGCTTTGATCAATGCCGGGATAGTAAGATATCTAGAGGAGCAACAAACACTTCACAAATGGTTATCCTCGATAGATGAACGATTCCGGGTCAAAATAAGAATGGACAAATCAGGATATACTGTGTATGGAAGTTTAAAGGACATGAGCACATTCGAACACTATCTGGaaaatcatttcccaacttgggAAGATAGCGAACATAATATAGAGAAAAAGCATGTTTCTGTGAAAAATGAAGAATATATTGAGATGAGTGAGGTAGAGTTCGAATACATTTGTCATCTACGTAAATATAGTCCTGTGTTATCCACTGTCGAGTCGTTGTCGTACGATTCTGGTCGCTTAAAAGCAACGGGACTATACAATATAAAGAACAAGATTCGTAATATTTTGTCAAGTGCAAACCGGGAAACAGTGGTGTTCAAAACCACGACAGACGcagaaagaaaattaaaaaattacaaGACAGATTCCAATGAAAGTACTGATCTTGTCTTAACACAAACACGTAACCAAATTTGTATTATGGGTGAAGCAGAGAATGTGACAAAAGCATTTTGTTGCCTTTCGAGTATGAATGCAAATGTGTTTGAGATATCCATGAATAACCTGACGTTAGAAGTTATGCAGGGGGATATAAGAAATGCTAACGCTAATTTCATAGCTGTATCTTCAACGCCTACAATGTGGAGTCAACAAGGTGCGGGTAAACATATATGTGAAATGCTTGGAGATAAATATGACCAAGCTTGTAGGTCTTCGGTTGATAAAGAAGGTACAATTCGTTTTGGCGAGTGCCGTGTGATAGAAACCGGTCTGTGTGTACGAAAGTGGATTGGGAATGTTTCAATACCAGCGTCTGGCAAAAGTCAGACACATAATATAGAACAATTTGTTTTGCGGGACGCATATTCAACGTGTTTTTCAGAAGCTGATGAAAGACATTGTTCGACCATGGCGATGACAATAATTGGATCAG acATCTCTAGGGGTGGATTTCCACTACAAAATTGCGCCGACTTGATGTGTCAGGCTTTGCTGTCATTCAAGCCAAAGCATCTAACGAAGATACTAGTCGTCGAATTTGACGTTAAGAAATATAAGGAGATAGTCGAGTTAATCTCGATTAAGAGCCGTGGACAACGTGAAACaatgatatattaa